The Lycium barbarum isolate Lr01 chromosome 9, ASM1917538v2, whole genome shotgun sequence genome has a segment encoding these proteins:
- the LOC132609882 gene encoding protein IQ-DOMAIN 22-like isoform X3 — protein MGKASKWFKALLGFKKNDSFSSSSSTKKKWSDVKSYKDKDFQHHHHDNYHDKLHYNDHRKNDAGVDRTNRAVHSSITTTSSVHTAVVRTWNGEEWAAIVIQSHFRAYLSRRALRALKGLVKLQALVRGHIVRKQTADMLRRMQALIRAQSRARAGRFHVFESPSLSAKSAQFLHHGPATPEKFEHIIRARSMKNDQMFMLKIIAHNFTQQHHLDVLVRGQDHLRRLRVPVDARIIIRITCLTQRQLRQKRDQ, from the exons ATGGGCAAAGCATCAAAATGGTTCAAAGCACTCCTTGGCTTCAAGAAAAAtgactctttttcttcttcttcttccactaaGAAGAAATGGAGTGATGTTAAATCCTACAAAGATAAAGATTTTCAACACCACCACCATGATAACTACCATGACAAATTGCACTACAACGATCACCGTAAAAACGATGCTGGAGTGGACCGCACTAATCGTGCGGTCCACTCCAGCATCACGACCACAAGTAGTGTCCATACAGCTGTCGTGAGGACGTGGAACGGTGAAGAGTGGGCTGCCATAGTGATACAGTCACATTTCCGAGCTTATTTG TCAAGGAGAGCTTTACGTGCATTGAAGGGACTTGTGAAGCTTCAAGCACTAGTAAGAGGTCATATTGTAAGGAAGCAAACTGCGGATATGCTAAGACGTATGCAGGCGTTGATAAGAGCTCAATCAAGAGCTCGAGCTGGACGATTTCATGTTTTTGAATCCCCTTCTTTGAGCGCGAAGTCTGCTCAATTTCTTCATCAT GGTCCTGCAACTCCTGAGAAATTCGAGCATATTATTCGTGCAAGGAGCATGAAGAATGATCAAATGTTTATGCTCAAG ATAATAGCCCACAACTTCACTCAACAGCATCATCTAGATGTGCTCGTTCGAGGACAGGACCATTTACGCCGACTAAGAGTACCAGTGGATGCTCGGATAATCATCCGAATTACATGTCTTACACAGAGGCAGCTAAGGCAAAAACGCGATCAATGA
- the LOC132609882 gene encoding protein IQ-DOMAIN 22-like isoform X2 → MGKASKWFKALLGFKKNDSFSSSSSTKKKWSDVKSYKDKDFQHHHHDNYHDKLHYNDHRKNDAGVDRTNRAVHSSITTTSSVHTAVVRTWNGEEWAAIVIQSHFRAYLSRRALRALKGLVKLQALVRGHIVRKQTADMLRRMQALIRAQSRARAGRFHVFESPSLSAKSAQFLHHRNSSNHMGKRQEYFARNGSIDDDKIFDIYTIKPYANAKLKNLFHSSELSLISDQLSFSYDETCYSSTDNSPQLHSTASSRCARSRTGPFTPTKSTSGCSDNHPNYMSYTEAAKAKTRSMSAPKLRPQYNVLNSTKRYSRNNMQTSKGTYQGSGRLDRIGMPVRRVSDEFSRGSSHTY, encoded by the exons ATGGGCAAAGCATCAAAATGGTTCAAAGCACTCCTTGGCTTCAAGAAAAAtgactctttttcttcttcttcttccactaaGAAGAAATGGAGTGATGTTAAATCCTACAAAGATAAAGATTTTCAACACCACCACCATGATAACTACCATGACAAATTGCACTACAACGATCACCGTAAAAACGATGCTGGAGTGGACCGCACTAATCGTGCGGTCCACTCCAGCATCACGACCACAAGTAGTGTCCATACAGCTGTCGTGAGGACGTGGAACGGTGAAGAGTGGGCTGCCATAGTGATACAGTCACATTTCCGAGCTTATTTG TCAAGGAGAGCTTTACGTGCATTGAAGGGACTTGTGAAGCTTCAAGCACTAGTAAGAGGTCATATTGTAAGGAAGCAAACTGCGGATATGCTAAGACGTATGCAGGCGTTGATAAGAGCTCAATCAAGAGCTCGAGCTGGACGATTTCATGTTTTTGAATCCCCTTCTTTGAGCGCGAAGTCTGCTCAATTTCTTCATCAT AGGAATTCTTCAAACCATATGGGCAAAAGACAAGAATATTTTGCAAGAAATGGCTCAATTGATGATGACAAGATTTTTGACATATACACCATAAAACCATATGCCAATGCCAAACTAAAGAATTTATTTCATTCCTCTGAACTTAGCTTGATTTCGGACCAATTAAGTTTTAGCTATGATGAAACATGTTACTCCTCTACAGATAATAGCCCACAACTTCACTCAACAGCATCATCTAGATGTGCTCGTTCGAGGACAGGACCATTTACGCCGACTAAGAGTACCAGTGGATGCTCGGATAATCATCCGAATTACATGTCTTACACAGAGGCAGCTAAGGCAAAAACGCGATCAATGAGTGCACCAAAACTAAGGCCTCAGTATAATGTGTTAAACTCAACAAAGAGATACTCAAGAAATAACATGCAAACCAGCAAAGGCACTTATCAAGGTTCTGGTAGATTAGACAGGATTGGAATGCCTGTTAGGCGCGTTTCGGATGAATTTAGTCGCGGTTCTTCTCACACATATTAA
- the LOC132609882 gene encoding protein IQ-DOMAIN 22-like isoform X1: MGKASKWFKALLGFKKNDSFSSSSSTKKKWSDVKSYKDKDFQHHHHDNYHDKLHYNDHRKNDAGVDRTNRAVHSSITTTSSVHTAVVRTWNGEEWAAIVIQSHFRAYLSRRALRALKGLVKLQALVRGHIVRKQTADMLRRMQALIRAQSRARAGRFHVFESPSLSAKSAQFLHHGPATPEKFEHIIRARSMKNDQMFMLKRNSSNHMGKRQEYFARNGSIDDDKIFDIYTIKPYANAKLKNLFHSSELSLISDQLSFSYDETCYSSTDNSPQLHSTASSRCARSRTGPFTPTKSTSGCSDNHPNYMSYTEAAKAKTRSMSAPKLRPQYNVLNSTKRYSRNNMQTSKGTYQGSGRLDRIGMPVRRVSDEFSRGSSHTY, encoded by the exons ATGGGCAAAGCATCAAAATGGTTCAAAGCACTCCTTGGCTTCAAGAAAAAtgactctttttcttcttcttcttccactaaGAAGAAATGGAGTGATGTTAAATCCTACAAAGATAAAGATTTTCAACACCACCACCATGATAACTACCATGACAAATTGCACTACAACGATCACCGTAAAAACGATGCTGGAGTGGACCGCACTAATCGTGCGGTCCACTCCAGCATCACGACCACAAGTAGTGTCCATACAGCTGTCGTGAGGACGTGGAACGGTGAAGAGTGGGCTGCCATAGTGATACAGTCACATTTCCGAGCTTATTTG TCAAGGAGAGCTTTACGTGCATTGAAGGGACTTGTGAAGCTTCAAGCACTAGTAAGAGGTCATATTGTAAGGAAGCAAACTGCGGATATGCTAAGACGTATGCAGGCGTTGATAAGAGCTCAATCAAGAGCTCGAGCTGGACGATTTCATGTTTTTGAATCCCCTTCTTTGAGCGCGAAGTCTGCTCAATTTCTTCATCAT GGTCCTGCAACTCCTGAGAAATTCGAGCATATTATTCGTGCAAGGAGCATGAAGAATGATCAAATGTTTATGCTCAAG AGGAATTCTTCAAACCATATGGGCAAAAGACAAGAATATTTTGCAAGAAATGGCTCAATTGATGATGACAAGATTTTTGACATATACACCATAAAACCATATGCCAATGCCAAACTAAAGAATTTATTTCATTCCTCTGAACTTAGCTTGATTTCGGACCAATTAAGTTTTAGCTATGATGAAACATGTTACTCCTCTACAGATAATAGCCCACAACTTCACTCAACAGCATCATCTAGATGTGCTCGTTCGAGGACAGGACCATTTACGCCGACTAAGAGTACCAGTGGATGCTCGGATAATCATCCGAATTACATGTCTTACACAGAGGCAGCTAAGGCAAAAACGCGATCAATGAGTGCACCAAAACTAAGGCCTCAGTATAATGTGTTAAACTCAACAAAGAGATACTCAAGAAATAACATGCAAACCAGCAAAGGCACTTATCAAGGTTCTGGTAGATTAGACAGGATTGGAATGCCTGTTAGGCGCGTTTCGGATGAATTTAGTCGCGGTTCTTCTCACACATATTAA
- the LOC132609883 gene encoding probable pinoresinol-lariciresinol reductase 3 — MESKKSKILIIGVTGRLGSELAKASLNSFHPTFGLVRDSAFSDPHKSQKLHALSSAGVTLIKGSLQDEDIMLEALKQVDVVICAVSAKQVHEQKLLISAIKRVGCIKRFLPSEFGSDPDRSQVSDLDHNFYSRKSEIRRIIEAEGIPHTYVCCNFFTSVLLPSLVQPGLKAPPRDEVTIFGDGTAKGVFVKENDVAAFAINAVDDARTLNKALYLRPPGNVYSMNELVGIWEGKIGKTLKKIYITEDELLKKIRETPYPDNMELVFIYSAFVKGDHTFFSIESSGGLEGTQLYPQITYTTISEFLETLL, encoded by the coding sequence ATGGAGTCAAAAAAGAGCAAGATACTGATAATCGGAGTAACAGGCCGTCTGGGTTCTGAACTGGCCAAGGCCAGTCTCAATTCCTTCCATCCCACATTTGGACTTGTCAGAGACTCAGCATTCTCTGACCCACATAAATCCCAAAAGCTTCATGCCCTTTCCAGCGCGGGCGTTACACTTATCAAGGGTTCATTGCAAGATGAAGATATCATGCTTGAAGCACTCAAGCAAGTTGATGTCGTGATTTGTGCCGTTTCAGCTAAGCAAGTACACGAACAAAAGCTTCTGATTTCTGCTATCAAACGAGTTGGTTGCATTAAGCGGTTCCTCCCTTCAGAGTTCGGGTCAGATCCTGACAGAAGTCAAGTTTCTGATTTGGACCACAACTTCTACTCAAGAAAATCCGAGATTAGGCGTATTATTGAAGCTGAAGGCATTCCTCACACCTATGTCTGTTGCAACTTCTTTACGAGTGTTCTCCTACCGTCACTTGTTCAACCTGGTCTGAAAGCCCCTCCAAGAGATGAAGTCACCATATTTGGTGATGGAACTGCTAAAGGTGTCTTTGTGAAGGAAAATGATGTTGCTGCGTTTGCCATAAATGCAGTGGATGATGCACGTACTCTGAACAAAGCGCTATACCTGAGGCCACCGGGAAATGTCTATTCAATGAATGAGCTGGTAGGGATTTGGGAAGGAAAAATTGGGAAGACGCTAAAGAAGATTTACATCACCGAAGATGAACTCCTGAAGAAAATCAGAGAAACCCCATATCCTGATAATATGGAGTTGGTTTTCATATACTCTGCATTTGTTAAAGGAGATCACACATTCTTCAGCATTGAGTCTTCTGGTGGTTTGGAAGGGACGCAGCTATATCCACAAATAACATATACCACAATAAGTGAATTTCTGGAGACCTTGTTGTAA